The Lysinibacillus pakistanensis genome includes a window with the following:
- a CDS encoding alanyl-tRNA editing protein produces the protein MKELLYYQDVMLRKFDATVISKGTDENGRNFIVLSNTAFYPTGGGQPHDTGTINGIEVIDVEKVGDEIRHYIQGDVSILNGDVQGQLNWQRRFDHMQQHAGQHILTAAFVELFNLPTVSFHLGSEQVTIDLAVDTISEDQLLAAEALANDIILENRPIETTWITENELENYNLRKDVAVTGDIRLVIIPNFDYNGCGGTHPISTGQVSAIKILGTEKMKGNIRVSFVCGQRVLKELAMRKKVLADVARQLSVPEAEAAAALAKILSAQKNTEKALAHAKDELLQFEAKALISNNNHMIAAAFSNRTMQELQKLARIIVTEQKDAIVLLVTENEDKLQFVAARGAAAERSMKDIAAKILPLINGKGGGNDQMVQGGGEQLISTGELLKAMQDVLI, from the coding sequence TTGAAGGAGCTATTATATTACCAAGACGTGATGCTGCGAAAATTTGATGCGACTGTTATCAGTAAAGGAACTGATGAAAATGGCCGAAACTTCATCGTGCTTTCAAATACTGCATTTTATCCAACGGGTGGTGGACAACCACATGACACAGGGACAATAAATGGTATTGAGGTTATTGATGTTGAAAAGGTGGGCGATGAAATACGACATTATATTCAGGGTGACGTTTCCATTTTGAATGGAGACGTGCAAGGGCAATTAAATTGGCAACGGCGCTTTGATCATATGCAGCAACATGCAGGGCAGCATATATTAACAGCAGCTTTTGTCGAGCTATTTAATCTACCAACTGTTAGCTTCCACTTAGGCAGTGAGCAGGTCACAATTGATTTAGCTGTGGATACAATTTCTGAAGACCAGCTTTTAGCAGCTGAAGCTCTTGCCAATGATATTATTTTAGAAAATCGTCCAATTGAAACGACGTGGATTACAGAAAATGAACTAGAGAATTATAATCTACGTAAAGATGTAGCCGTTACTGGAGATATTCGACTAGTGATTATTCCTAATTTTGATTATAACGGTTGTGGTGGGACACACCCAATCTCCACCGGACAAGTTAGCGCAATTAAAATTTTAGGCACTGAAAAAATGAAGGGCAATATTCGTGTCTCCTTTGTTTGCGGTCAGCGGGTTTTAAAAGAGCTCGCCATGCGTAAAAAAGTTCTAGCTGACGTGGCAAGACAGTTAAGTGTACCTGAAGCAGAAGCCGCTGCTGCACTTGCTAAAATTTTATCAGCGCAAAAAAATACGGAAAAGGCACTTGCTCATGCAAAAGACGAGCTGCTCCAATTTGAAGCAAAGGCACTCATTTCCAATAACAACCACATGATCGCTGCTGCCTTTTCTAACCGTACGATGCAGGAGCTACAAAAGCTAGCACGTATAATTGTTACTGAACAGAAAGATGCTATCGTACTTCTTGTCACTGAAAACGAAGACAAGCTACAGTTTGTTGCAGCAAGAGGTGCAGCAGCTGAAAGAAGTATGAAAGATATAGCTGCAAAGATTTTACCGCTCATAAATGGAAAAGGTGGCGGTAATGATCAAATGGTTCAGGGCGGTGGAGAGCAGTTAATCTCTACGGGGGAACTCCTTAAAGCCATGCAAGATGTGCTTATTTAA